One Solanum pennellii chromosome 10, SPENNV200 genomic region harbors:
- the LOC107001216 gene encoding uncharacterized protein LOC107001216, with amino-acid sequence MDPLKYIFQRAMLTTKFAKWQMLLSEFDIVYVTHKAIKEHALADHLAENPVGEEYESLKTYFHDEEVSFMGEDISETYPDWRLFFDGAENHQGKGIGAVLVSEIGQHYPMVAKLQFNCTNNMAEYEACILGLKMAIDMNVQGEWVVKNPKITPYVAIYMQKLCRFRNIEFRHTPRTQNELSDALATITSMIKHLDNDNIDPLDIELKEHPVHYSHVEVELDGLPWYFDIKKYLESGIYPESAKFKQKKSIYRMALNFFLSGEILNNLTLDLDLLKCIDGVEAAKLIEQIHAGVCGMHMIRLTLARKILRAGYFWMTMEHDCCKFVQKCHKGQVHGDLIRVPPHELNAMSSPWLFVAWGMDAIGPIEPAASNGHRFILVSIDYFTKWVEMNGAVEAANKNINKILRKMIDNHRVYGKEAVIPAEVKIPSLRIIKEAELSNTEWVGKGIDQLTLIDEKRMVVVCHGQLYPQRMIRAFTRESEPEFLKSVYRFTLKSTKKFP; translated from the exons ATGGACCCATTGAAGTACATTTTCCAGAGAGCGATGCTGACCACAAAGTTTGCCAAATGGCAGATGcttttgagtgaatttgatattgtgtatgtgaccCATAAGGCGATAAAAGAACATGccttggctgatcatcttgcagaaaatcctGTCGGTGAAGAATATGAATCGCTCAAGACTTATTTTCATGATGAAGAAGTATCATTTatgggtgaagatatttctgaaaCATATCCTGActggagattattctttgatggagcggaAAATCACCAAGGAAAAGGTATCGGAGCGGTCTTAGTGTCAGAAATCGGTCAGCACTATCCTATGGTAGCTAAGCTCCAGTTTAATTGCACAAACAACATGGCTGAATATGAAGCTTGTATCCTCGGTTTGAAGATGGCCATTGACATGAAT gttcaaggagaatgggtcGTGAAGAACCCAAAGATCACGCCATATGTTGCAATATATATGCAGAAGTTGTGCAGATTCCGTAATATTGAAttcagacatactcccagaaCACAAAATGAGTTGTCTGATGCTCTTGCCACCATTACCTCAATGATTAAGCATTTAGATAATGATAATATTGATCCTCTAGATATAGAGCTGAAAGAACATCCGGTCCATTATTCACATGTTGAAGTAGAACTGGACGGTTTGccatggtattttgatataaagaagtatttggagtcTGGGATTTATCCTGAGAGTGCGAAATTTAAACAGAAGAAGTCGATATACCGTATGGCCCTCAACTTTTTTCTAAGCGGAGAAATCCTAAACAACTTGACTCTAGATTTAGATCTTCTCAAGTGTATCGATGGTGTTGAAGCTGCGAagcttattgaacagatacatgctgGAGTTTGTGGTATGCACATGATTAGACTCACTTTGGCAAGGAAGATCCTTCGAGCTGgttatttctggatgactatggagcaCGATTGCTGCAAGTTTGTGCAGAAATGTCATAAAGGTCAAGTGCATGGTGATTTAATCCGAGTGCCGCCTCACGAACTcaatgctatgagttcaccttggctATTTGTAGCTTGGGGCATGGATGCCATTGGCCCAATAGAGCCAGccgcttctaatggacacagATTTATTTTGGTTTCCATTGACtacttcaccaagtgggtggaa ATGAATGGAGCTGTAGAGGCCGCCAATAAGAACATCAAtaagattttgaggaaaatgattgacaacCACCGAG TGTATGGAAAAGAGGCAGTTATACCTGCTGAAGTTAAAATACCATCTTTGAGAATCATCAAAGAAGCTGAATTGAGTAACACCGAATGGGTCGGCAAGGGGATTGATCAATTGACATTGATTGacgagaagagaatggttgtcGTTTGTCATGGCCAGCTATATCCACAGAGAATGATTCGTGCTTTCACAAGAGAGTCAGAGCCAGAATTTTTGAAATCG